Genomic DNA from Enoplosus armatus isolate fEnoArm2 chromosome 7, fEnoArm2.hap1, whole genome shotgun sequence:
TGGATGTCAGAGCTCCTCCTCCTATTTCTTGGGGGGGTGAAATAAATTTCTCATTTCCACAGCTTAAATCTTTGATCTTATTTATTCAGTCGTCACCCAAAGCTCACGACATGTCAGGGTTGGAACATAGATCGAGCAGTAAATCAAGAGCCTGCCTTCAGTCGCAGCTCCCTCTTCATCACAACTGTCCAGTATAGCATCAGCATTACTGCTGACTGTTGATTTCATGCTGCATTCTTGTGAAAAAGACAGTAGTGACTCAAAAGGGTAGTGActcacttttaatttgaaggagCAATGGCTTTCATAGTTCCGCAATACTGAGGCCCCCATACTGGACACTCTCCACACCTTGGCTGCAATTCGAGATTCTGTCTTCAGAATCTGTGATACAGCACAATCCTGGTGGAGCCCAATACTCGAGAATGCACTTGACTTCCTGCCAAGAATGTGGACAACACTATATTAACGCCTCAGCATCTCATAATCCTGCTGCACCCCCAGAGGATACTCCCGGCGACAAAGTCATGGGATCTACCCTTAACACAAACTGCAAAGATTAACTCAAATCAACATTTCATCTCATCTGCTGATCAGCAAAACGTTTTATTCATCTATGGAACATTACCTTAACATTATGAATGTATACAAAACACAGCATCTGCATTTCAGCCCTTATTTTTCTAAATTCAGtattgagaaataaaaaaaatctgttgttgttataataataatttgtgttctttgtgtttgtgctattTCACAGGCTGTGGATTATGAGGATGTGAAGGACCTTGAACTGGGACTAGCTGTGAGAAACAAGGCTGGAATGTATGATGGATCTGGTTTTGGACAGGGGGcaggggtgggtgggggagcggggggaggaggaggaggaggaggaggagcaggtgggGGAGCAGGGGGGGGAGCAggggggggaggtggaggagcagggggtggaggtggaggagcaggggggggagggggaggagccGGCGGGGGGGGGTCATCATGGCAAAGTGGGACCAAACTTAAAACCTATCCAATCAAAATCAATGTGAAGAACCAGCCTGAGGGGCCACATTTTGACCCCAAAGTCAAAGCTATTCCCATCTCAGAGGGAGGTCACTCCATCAATATTAATGATGTCATTTCCCGCTACCCTGCAATAGATGGAGACACTAGGAAACCAGCTGAAAATGTCAGGtcagtgcacacatacacacaaaagccTCTGCACTATAACATCAGCTTGAATTTCTACGCTCAATGATAATAACTGACACAACTTATTTCTGTTGTAGGTATGCCAAGGGCTCAGACCCTGACAACTGGCTAACCATCGACCCAAAGACAGCTGAGATCAAACTCAACAAGATGCCTGACAGAGAATCTCCATACCTGGTCAATGGGACATATATTGCTAAAGTACTTTGCATTACAGAAGGTACCTTCCACTATTCCACTACTGCTTCAGATGTTTTACATGTCAGACTTGTACTCTTAGTGAAAAGTAGCTGTGAAAAGGTATGACACATCAAGCTAAGTCTAAACTTAAAGCATAGACTATTGTTCTTTCAGGAGCATAGATCAAAATTTCATGTCAAACTTCCCATTAGATTATGAGAAGATTTTCGTGCAAGAGTTAACGCCGCTGTGAATTAAAAGTAGGTttaggattcgtcctctggggacgaTCAACATCCACAGCAAATGTAGTGGAAATCCAGATGTCTGTTTTCAGCATCTTGTGTACAAAGATATCTTGTCTAACACCTTCACATACCCATGCACACCCATTCACAGTTAGTGCGCAAGTTGCTGGCTAGCTACAACTAACATCTGTACACTCAGTATTCTGGATGTTTGTAGTGAACAAACACAGACGGCACAAACTGTCCAGCAGTGAGTTTCATGTAAataaagcaaagagaaaagttACTTTACCACTACCACTACTAGCCAGGCAAACAGTTGTGTACCCCTGTTGTCCACCAGCATGAGGAGTGAAGCATTTTCTCTGAACTTGTGGGAAtagaaacaaaggaaaaactgaatgatgtgttatttctgtttgtccAACACAGACATGCCCGGCAAAACAGCCACCGGCACAGTAGCCATCCAGGTCGAAGATTTCAATGACAACTGCCCCACCCTGACCAGTAACATCCAGAGTATGTGTACCACGGATGATGCTGTTATCGTGAACGCTAAAGATGAGGATTCTTTCCCTAACGGACCTCCTTTTGAATTTGTCATCGTCCCAGAGGGCACTGAGGGCAAATGGCAGGTGGAACATCTCAATGGTGAGGAGAATAAAAAGGTTATGGTAGACAGATctaaaaaatatacaaatagaTATAAAGTTAGAAATTGCTCTTTATCAACATGAATCAATGTCTGCCaaagatttgtttgttgtttttgcaacattttcaaattccaCCCAAGATGCTTTAAGCTCCACAAATAACCCGGTCTGACCTTCTAACTAGCACTAAGCTTGCTTTGACAATGATGCTTGGTATGCATCTCAGATCAATGGACTACCAGAATGTGGTAGTCCAATGGTCTGGAACCTAGTTTTTGAACAGGAATGTGGAAAAGCCTAATTTAACCTTGAGTGTTTAACCCAGGATACTATTAATTTTGGAGTAAAGCATATTGACTTACTACACTTTTGATGTCTTTTTGCGGGCAGACACTGCAGCTATCCTGAGAGCCCAGGAGTCCATGTGGCCTGGTTTATATGAGGTGGAATTTGAGGTGAGGGACGGGCAGGGAGAGGCCTGTCCAGACCCACAGAAAGTGACGGTCCAAGTTTGTACCTGTGAGGATGGAGTGACGTGTGGAAAACGAGGCGCCAATGGTCAGTCTACAAAGGGAGCAGAGTTAGGACCTGCAGGTATCGGACTGCTATTGCTGGGCCTGCTGCTCTTACTACGTAAGTATAATGTGAGGCTCATTCTGGTGAGGGGTTGTGTGATCAAACATTTAACACCCTGACTGTGCTCAAGACTTTCCAAGACAGGTTGAGTTGAGTTTAAGTCCAGTTTAGGCCAAAGTTAGGCCCAAAGCAAATTATTCAAGACCAAGTGAAATAATACTTACCTCTTTAGATTTAGTGACTTCATCAGGGCATTAAAATCCTCAACACACCTCGAGATTTTGAGCTCGTACAAACATGGCTTCAAATCTGAAGTATTCCTAACATATTGAATATTCAGGACTAAATAAGCATCAAAACTAAAAATCTTTCGGTTAACTCTTCATCAAGGCTGAGAATTGAAATGGCCATAACTGTTGTAACTTTGGcacaaaacagtgtgtttatgtaggATCCCATCATTaacagtaagaagctgattgagaaaatgcGATTTCAGGTCCTTTTAAATGCCAACCGCCACAAGATGCCAGTAGTTATGGTGGGAAAATGAATCAGATCACAGTCTCTAACAGCCCCAGTTTTGTTTAGGGTAAATTCTGAGATCTCTTTACTTTTAGATGTAATTATGGGTctggccagcaggtggcagcagccAAATCTGACAACACACTCATGAGACTGTCAGACAAGTCAAAACATGTCAGATATATTACAATATGCAACCTACACCCGAATGGTTATAGAAAACACCCAGTTGcctgcctgttaaaaggaagttttaTCTTGCCGCTGTTGCCAAGTGTTTACTGGTGGGaactctgtaaataatattataaagggtgtgaagtgtcatgagataactttagCTTTGAATTGACTAGTGTTGCTAATAAAGAACTACCTGGTCACCAGTTCTGTAACACAGCCATTCATTTTctcaaatgttgttgtttttacagtcatTCCTCTTTTGCTGCTCTTTTGCCAATGTGGGGGGGCTGCCGGTCTGCCAGGGAGCTTTACTGAGATGCCTTTTGACACCAAATCACACCTCATTAACTACCGCACAGAGGGCCAGGGTGAGAACACGGTGAGAACCAACATACTTACCTCTTAAACACATGACCTTCAGTGTTGAAAACAGGAATATTGCCATACTGCTGGCTTGCTATTGAGATGATGTCTGCTTGAATGCtgcattttgtgatttttgaaaGTGATTTTTGACATTTGGATCATTGGCCTGTGATAGGAGGTGCCACTATTGAACATGCCAACACAAATGGATGGAAACGTGGCTATGGGCATGGCTAACAACACTTCAGCAATGGCGCCCATGGCAGGTTTCGATATCCAGAAATCCGTCACTTCCATGGATGGGATGAACGGGGCCATCTATCAAGAAGGTTACAGAGACGGGACATGGGGAATGAGGAACGAGCTGAACGGCAGTGACTTCTACTCTGGGTTTGAGGACAGAGAATCAGGAGCGGGTGGAGGAATTTATGACGGCATGGCTCTGCCAGACCACTTCCTGAGACAGTACTACACTCAGGTAAGAAATAATTTAATTACTGCTAATCTTTACTTTCTGTAACCCATAGTAGCCTTTTGTCGTCCGGACGTAATTATTTTGGTGGTTTTCAAATGttgggaaaacaaatcaaactgtataaaaaaaaagtttagctGAAAAAGTTAAGTTTGACATTAACTCTTAAGAGCCCTTTAAGTTAAGCTGTTCATAGACACACCAACAGCTTGTGAACACAAACTTAAAAAGCTTTGAAGAACATGTTCTTGGTCACCACCATTGTTTTACACCAGGATGACAGGCATTAGTTTAtgatgttatgtttttgttgactaataatgagatgttttttttattttgatttgagaacattttaatttgcttGATACTAATACATTAATTGAAagttaaacacacagtttgcattgtgaatgcaaaacaaatggctgtGTTCAGTTAACAAAAAGGTAATcttggtttccttttttttcaacagaaaGTGACCAGTGGAAGCGAGAACCTCGGCGTGAAGGATGGTCTTTTGCTTTATGACTACGAAGGCCAGGGCTCCCCTGCTGGCTCAGTGGACTGGAGTATTGAGTCTGACAATGACCTGCAGTTTCTTGATGACCTTGGCCCAAAGTTCAAGACCCTGGCTGAGGTGTGCGGAGGCAAGAAGATCCCAACTGAAGTCAAACAAATGGTCACTCCTCTGCCCAGTGCCTCCATCAACACTCAGAGCTCAGTTTCAAGTTTGGTGACTGCCCAACAGCTGCCCCCTCCACCCAAGCTGCAGCCGACAATCTCCAAAACAGGGCAGACTGTGGTCAGGGAGACATCTGAGCGTTCTCAGATGGTGAAGGAAAGTACGGCCATGGTGAGGGAAGGGATGGCAAATCATGGCCAGATGCTcctgctacagcagcagcagtcgccTGTCTACTACACCACCACTCCTGTCCTGCAGCCGATGCACTACGTAGTCCAGCCACAGGTTCAGAACACAGTGCTGCTTGCTGAGGCTCCATCCACCAACCTGCAGGGCATGGTACTGGTTAACGGCACTCAGACTGGACCTGCCCAAGGCATGGTCCTTCAGGGGCAGACAGTGATGTCCAGTGCACAAGTCCAGGGCCCCGGCATGGTGCTGGTGGAGAGGAGTGGGGTTCAGGGGGGTGGTGCCAACCTGATTCGCACTGGCAACCTTTCTGGCTCCCAGGccatgatggtggtggagggcAAGGTCCCTGCAGGGTCAATGAAAGTGCTGAAGGGGAGCCAGACCTGCCTCGTGCAGGGGGGCACTCTACAGCCAGGAGGGCTTTCAGGATCTCAGAGAGTCCTGATGGTCGGAGGGCCAACAAGCAGTGGAGGGCAACTGATCCAGGAGGCAGGAGGTCTGTCCCAGAAGAGTGACATCTCTGGCTCTAAAAGAGTTCTCCACAGAAAGGGCAGAACAACCGTGGGCTCTCAGAGCAGCGTGGGGGGTTCCTCTACCACTACAGTGAGCACAACCCCCAACTACAAGAAGGTGGTGGTGCAGGAGAAATTCACTGAATTGTGATGTggaaaaagacacttttttaatgcagttaAATGCACTTCTCCTATTTTTATGAGAGACACTCAGCATTGTCAGTTTATTGGTGGAGGGTGTGCCGAAGCAGTTTGTCTAGGAATTATGCTACATGTACCTGCATGTTCATACGACAGCTTCTACTTGCCAGCAACATGTGCACCTAAACGTCTATGTTATTCCACTACTGAACCTGTTTTTTTGATTCCAAAAATAACACTGATTGTTGAGTTACATATATTTTCACCGTTTTATGGATCCAAACACATAGCTGCTCTAATTTGTTGGGAGAGTGTCATTAGTTTCATAAAAAGGAGCTGTAATTGCAAGTTCAGTCCACCTCAGCAAACCAAACGTCATGTAGTTTCAAATGTTGCTCTACAGTCATTTCATGATTTGATAACATTTGGTGTTCTGTAATGGATTCTGTAAGACCCAATGATCAAGCATGCTGTTGTTTGCTTTGACATCATTCTCTACCACTTGGTTCACTGGcttattgtcctttttttgtcttgtttgctttgattgtgtgttttgttttgtgttgtttcatttctttattcatacatataaaaaatttaaaagatacagtatgtaatttGCAAAGGAATGTGAAGGAGAATTGCCCAATAACCTTCCAGGGACTTGAAAAGTGGCATTCTGCAGACAGCatattatagaaaataattacagtaattaatACACAATTTATATGTATCTATCAATGCTTTTAGACATAGTAGCACAAGTATAAGTATAGTGAATCTGAATTAATTTAATCTTGCCctactggatggattgtcatgaaattctgtacagacatgatTCCCAGAGGATGGCTCTTAATAATTTTGGTAatcctcctgacttttcctAACTGACTTAATATAGAGTAAATGGTTGACAGTATAAAGCCACAACTTTGCACAGGTAACCTGACCATCTGTTTTTAGCAGTTTTTAAGATTGAATtgatgaatttaaatgtttatctaATGGCCAGGGAGACATCCCTGTAACATCCACGTAATCATGTGGGCGACAACACCAcctacagaaaagaaaagctaaGAAAATAGACCAATAACCAGATTAGAGAGCACAACCAGCTGATGAAGCCACTGCAGCCTGTACTGAATTCAGTACTTGTTTCTGTGAGAGTTTCTGATGTCTGAGTCTTGATTTTAATTGATTGCTGTGATTACATGGGTGTAGTTAAACCTTTTGAACTGCATTGTACAGTTAATCATGATTCACTGGCTTTCCTGCTTGATACCCTGCCAAACTGTGGCTATTAGCAATAATTCTGTTAGGAACACTTTTAAGCAATgagataaaattaaaaaaaggtggGTGGAGGGCATCCATTTCGGCTCACTGGCACTTTTGGTTTCTTGTGTCCCAGCTTGTTCTAAACATACTGGATCTACTTTTACAGCGTTCTTATGTTCATAAGATTTGATCGTTGCTCTTGAATGAACTacaataaatgtttcatgttggACAAAAAGTTTTTTTACCAGTCTGTGTCATGGTGTCTTGAGTTTTGTGGCTGGAACCCATTTTGACATAATGAATATCTCTCTCAGGGATGATTATTTTAATAACCTCTTTTGTACACAACAATGCAGATCATCACAcgttttatgtttgtgttcGCATGAGGGCAGGCAAATGCTGTATATCATATGACAGGTAATTTGGGGTGGGGTAGTAATTGGCTCAGTAGAATGTCAAGTGATTAATGTGTTTGACAGTAAGAACACACCctgaaggaaagaagaagatcAGGTATGCGTATGCACAGGGCAGAATATACCTTAAAGTCATACCTCAGCTTTCTGCCAGGTTCCATAATGACTTGAACATTTTACTGCCATCAAATGGCCATGTGCCAAAATATCTCACTGGTCTTCTGAGTGCTTACTGAACAAGTCCCTTTAGATCAGTGGAGGATGACAAAATATGAGCAATGGTCTGCAGTTACAACCCACACACTTTGGAATGCCCCACCCTTAAGTGACCCTATGAGACTAACAAAAACTCCACCACCGACCCAATCAACCACAGTGAGACACCTTTAAACCAACCAAAGCCATGGGATTTATTACGTAAAGACATACACAACCAAAACACTAAATAGAGACAaccaaaagacacacaaaaatcCCCTGAGAAGCAGCAAGCCTAGCAGTCCCAGCAGTCCCCATGCCAGAAGCCTCTCCCTTCTGATGCTGGCTGCGATCTCAAGTACTTCTTCCAGCTCCAGGCCAGGTGCACTTCATTGGACAATTACAATGTACATCACCTGGGCAGAGCAAGAGAGGGCACAAGAGGACACCGGGACAAACAGTTCATGGAAACACATACAGCCGTGACAACAGAATTTAGACATTTAGAACACATTTAACATATTGAGAAACGTGCTCATGAAAAAAGCTTCAGCTCCTCATTAAACTGATTGAAAAACCTTTGGAAACTCTTTTTAAGTGTGAACCTAAAACTAATTACTGGTttgaaaacagaatgaaaatgacTGCTTTATTACTGAGTTTAGTTTGTGAGTTATATAGTCTGCACAAATTACAATTAAAAATTGCTCTGGTCGTCTGCATTTcctagagcagtggttcccaacttaGGCATTGGGACCCACCAAAGGTCATAAGATAAAtttgaggggtcacaagatgataGACATGATATGGTATTTCTGCCACGCAAAATTATGTTTGTTCTGACTtcctctgacctttcctttttatttaaatatattatttatttttactcatattttattttctttgttaaacTTTTATTCAATAGGGtacatcacagacagacaggaagtgagggaaTGAGCCAGACTCCAACCAGGGACGTTGGGATTACATGGTCAGTGCCTTAAACCCCTGGGCcattttttcttgtgaattactgGATAATTGTTTTCCTCTTTAGGCCTCCAATAATTATTCAAATACATCTGATGAATTGCAAGTAGACATGATTTCCTTTCACGGGCTGATAAAGATTGCAAACCACTGGCCTAGAGCATCCCCAAACCGCACGGCCCTGCAGATCCActcaggtgttttcagttattctggcTGATCAGACCTGTGCTCAGGTTGATATTTGTAGCTGTGAGTGTTCACCACTCCCTGAATGTTTTGCACAATGTGTCATTATCTTTTCACATACACGCCATACCATTCCTCTGCTTTGAATCATGCACTACCATCCTGCTTTTGgtacattcagttcagttcagttcagttcaattcaaatcacaacaaaagtcatctcatgacactttacaaacagagcaggtctagaccgactctttataatgttattacagagacccaacagttcccaccatgagcaagcactttggcaacagtggcaaggaaaacttccttttaagaggcagaaacctcgagcagaaccagactctaggtgggggggtcatctgctttgatcggttgggttggagagagagagagagagagagagagagagagagagagagaaagagggggagggagagagagagtcaacaAAACATCGGTCACTGGTTTTCTGTCTCCTACTGACAACCTTGGTCAGTGAACGACTGAtggtggtcatggttaaaagaaaccaagtgtttattactgtaaccatgacgacgaaGCTTCTCTCAACTTAACTAAGTGCTTTTTTTAACGCAGAAAAAAGCTAATTTGCCAAGTACAGTACCTGTAGTTTTTCAAACTTTCATTGATTCTGTGCACCTCTCGGACTTCTCTAGGACTTTATATTTCTGCCTGCAGACACTGCTTTCAGGTAACTGTACATTCAGCTGAACGAACCACTCTTTGCAGGGCCTTGCGTTCGGATCGGTGCTGTTTCGGtaccaggcagtgatgttcccTGTCAGGACGCTCTCAATGGTGCTGGAGTAAAAATTCCTCAGTATTGGAGGGGATAACCATCAGGCCCTCtgtgatgtggacaccaaggtaCTTAAAGCTGTCCACCCTCCCCACCGAGGACCCGTTGATATTACGGGGGGTGTAGTAGACCTTTTCCTtgttctatctatctatgatcaggcccaccacagctgtgtcaTCAGCAAACttggtgtgttgtgttgaaaGTGACTACACAGTCGCGTATGTACACGGGGTACAGCAGGGGGCTCAAAATGCAAGGATCAAGGTCAAGGATCCACATCGACAGTGAGGTTTTTAATCCCAACCTCTTTGCTTTGTGATGAGTCCGGAGGGAACTATGGTGTTAAACACTGAACTGTAGTCTGTATGAACAGCAATCTCCCATACCTCCCTTTCTTATCTAGGTGAGATGTGTGCTATGGCGCGATCGGTTGGGATGGTAGACAAACTAGGTCCAGCACCCTGCACCCTAATGAGGAGCAGATGTAATCCTTGACCAGCCATTCAAAGCAGTGTAATCTGAACTGGTCACCTGTTCACACAGCTACACTCTATTAGTCATCAGTAGCAGTGTGTACATATTGACAGCACCGGGGCAGTCGGTCTGCCAGTCTACCAGTTATGTCTGCCTGTTACCTACTGAAATCTGTTCCCTGATTAAAATGCATTGAGCTGCTATTTTCTAATTCAGAGCTGCCTGAATATGAAACATGAAGTATGTCAGCCCCTCCAGCCATTCTTTCTAACCTTGGCAGCAACTGTGAAAAGACACAAGTGAGGGAAACGTGGATGCAATTTAAGAGACTTGGGATGCACCCAGAGAGAAAGACCTGTAAAAGTTCCACTCAAAGAAGACACCATCATTCAAAATCTGTACCTCTCTTGGTGGTTTGAGGCAGACAATGCAAAAACGATATGTCCTATGGCTTAAATACATGATCTGTGATATttcaaaaactgtaaaagattTCAAAAAGCTGAATACAAGTTCAGTAGTCGAACGTCTTGTGACCCAGCCCTCTGAAACCCAagcattgattttattttttaagtttttttcttctttttcgaGCTGTTTTTAGCAAGCCActgataatttgtttttttattctttttttaggaggattttgtaaaaacaaaatgctgggCTTGAGATGCTCATTTTCATTAGCCATGTAAACAGCTTAGTAGGAAAACAGAGTCTTACTATGGGCAAAACCGGGAATACTGCATGTTAATGTAGTCAGTGGTGGGGccttgtgtgtgaaaatgtgacacCCATTGACACCCAGTGTTGCATTTTTGCAACATTGAAACTAATCCCTCCAAATCATGtgtattatactttttttttgtatttttaaagttTTCTATAACTAAACATCTTTagaataaaggaaaaaatacTACAGGTCAAATACTTACTTGGAAAATTGTTGAAACTGATCCAAAAGAGAGAGCTGGGGAGTCTGTTCTGAAATAGTTCTGAATGATAACTAACTTTAATCCAGTTTcatgaggtaaaaaaaagtttaaactgTAAAGGACTTTTCTCAGTATGTTCAGTGATGGGGGAGCAGTGAGCGTGGCAGGAGGAGCtatgaggagggaggagaatgAAGAGGCTGACAGATAAGAGGGGAGCAGGGAGACGCAGCAGACAGATCAGCTGAAGAGAAGGATGATGTGAGGGAAACTCTCCATGTGCTGAGGGTCTGTTG
This window encodes:
- the LOC139287696 gene encoding desmoglein-2.1-like, yielding MIRVSSPVFMLLLCALQAVDVVKADWIPPPKPLKENVAYTESVAQIYSDNDDRTGDIDYSLEGIGANQYPFHVFVVDSKTGLIHVTQKLDREVIDTYNLSGVAKYSDGREAEKKIDIRIKVVDENDNAPVFGVIKPGEVDELSPARTSVMKIAATDADEPNHENSQIAYTIIDQKPSHDMFDITKDGTIYVKNAGLDREKTDLYTLTVKGQDLNGKPGGHTATGTVTIKVRDVNDNRPTLEKEEYEGSIEENTEGVEVMRIKAEDLDMINTDNWEAVFDIVKGNEAGYFSIKTDPITNEGILMLDKAVDYEDVKDLELGLAVRNKAGMYDGSGFGQGAGVGGGAGGGGGGGGGAGGGAGGGAGGGGGGAGGGGGGAGGGGGGAGGGGSSWQSGTKLKTYPIKINVKNQPEGPHFDPKVKAIPISEGGHSININDVISRYPAIDGDTRKPAENVRYAKGSDPDNWLTIDPKTAEIKLNKMPDRESPYLVNGTYIAKVLCITEDMPGKTATGTVAIQVEDFNDNCPTLTSNIQSMCTTDDAVIVNAKDEDSFPNGPPFEFVIVPEGTEGKWQVEHLNDTAAILRAQESMWPGLYEVEFEVRDGQGEACPDPQKVTVQVCTCEDGVTCGKRGANGQSTKGAELGPAGIGLLLLGLLLLLLIPLLLLFCQCGGAAGLPGSFTEMPFDTKSHLINYRTEGQGENTEVPLLNMPTQMDGNVAMGMANNTSAMAPMAGFDIQKSVTSMDGMNGAIYQEGYRDGTWGMRNELNGSDFYSGFEDRESGAGGGIYDGMALPDHFLRQYYTQKVTSGSENLGVKDGLLLYDYEGQGSPAGSVDWSIESDNDLQFLDDLGPKFKTLAEVCGGKKIPTEVKQMVTPLPSASINTQSSVSSLVTAQQLPPPPKLQPTISKTGQTVVRETSERSQMVKESTAMVREGMANHGQMLLLQQQQSPVYYTTTPVLQPMHYVVQPQVQNTVLLAEAPSTNLQGMVLVNGTQTGPAQGMVLQGQTVMSSAQVQGPGMVLVERSGVQGGGANLIRTGNLSGSQAMMVVEGKVPAGSMKVLKGSQTCLVQGGTLQPGGLSGSQRVLMVGGPTSSGGQLIQEAGGLSQKSDISGSKRVLHRKGRTTVGSQSSVGGSSTTTVSTTPNYKKVVVQEKFTEL